A single genomic interval of Camelina sativa cultivar DH55 chromosome 11, Cs, whole genome shotgun sequence harbors:
- the LOC104723469 gene encoding cysteine proteinase inhibitor 4-like has translation MMMMMKSLICISLILIPLVSVVEGGRLGGGYGSQKPIKNLSDPNVIAIAKYAIGEHNKQSKENLVFVKVVEGTTQVVSGTKYNLKIAAKSGGGGKIQNYEAVVVEKLWLHSKSLESFKAV, from the coding sequence atgatgatgatgatgaagtcgTTGATCTGTATCTCTCTCATCCTCATCCCTCTCGTCTCCGTCGTGGAAGGTGGTCGTCTCGGTGGTGGTTACGGTAGCCAGAAGCCGATCAAGAATCTATCGGATCCGAACGTCATCGCGATCGCCAAGTATGCCATCGGGGAGCATAACAAACAATCCAAGGAGAATCTTGTTTTCGTCAAGGTTGTCGAGGGAACGACGCAAGTGGTCTCCGGTACAAAGTACAATCTGAAAATTGCGGCCaagagtggtggtggtggtaagaTCCAGAACTACGAGGCCGTCGTTGTTGAAAAGCTGTGGCTTCATTCCAAGAGCCTCGAGTCTTTCAAGGCCGTATAG
- the LOC104723467 gene encoding uncharacterized protein LOC104723467, producing the protein MEDGEGMNAAAADLERLQTDILRRISLLESNVLPQAPSPSLPVDENETVARLSSILRSGGINDFCFKRVARDYYDWPLESRRDVLGASSVDHLCKSIVLVNTQASSDIVDCSDRNNSKYYVVVVQYTARFNAEAVKQFLYSLNEGKIPKKRFNLRLAPEETSIKLTGFEHNAVTCIGMKTNIPVILDEAIAKLKPDFFWLGGGEIDLKLGVRTSEFLEFVKPFIVPCS; encoded by the exons ATGGAAGACGGAGAAGGTATGAATGCTGCTGCGGCGGACCTTGAAAGACTCCAAACTGATATTCTCCGTAGAATCTCCCTTCTCGAGAGCAATGTTCTCCCACAGGCTCCGTCGCCTTCTCTACCGGTTGATGAAAACGAAACTGTGGCTCGCCTCTCCTCCATTCTCCGTTCCGGCGGCATTAACGACTTCTGCTTCAAGAGAGTCGCTCGAGATTACTACGACTGGCCTCTCGAATCTCGCCGCGACGTTCTCGGCGCTTCCTCTGTTGACCATCTCTGCAAAAGCATTGTTCTG GTTAATACTCAAGCTTCATCGGATATTGTGGATTGCAGTGATCGAAACAACTCAAAATACTATGTGGTTGTGGTTCAG TATACAGCCAGATTCAATGCCGAAGCAGTAAAGCAGTTTCTTTATTCACTAAATGAGGGAAAGATCCCAAAGAAAAGATTTAACT TGAGACTTGCTCCTGAGGAGACATCGATTAAACTGACAGGGTTTGAGCACAATGCGGTAACCTGTATAGGTATGAAGACAAACATACCG GTGATATTGGATGAGGCCATAGCCAAACTTAAACCAGACTTCTTCTGGTTGGGTGGTGGAGAAATCGATCTGAAGCTCGGTGTCAGAACATCTGAATTCCTTGAATTTGTGAAACCGTTCATAGTTCCTTGTAGCTGA
- the LOC104728001 gene encoding pentatricopeptide repeat-containing protein At3g60980, mitochondrial-like → MVDAGMMDQALDLLLKGRAELFNFQKPGMYMNLIRGYLEQGNLDMAYQLRDDFKTCSTRNEIAILESLFVEYLFKQGKDEEAMDLYRSSVTMNKNGLTENATVGNVYLKLLLKYGRKTQAWPLFGYMLDNHCCWFRFDADTLNLMVNECFQVGRFSDALNIFTKAKTKNGRLSEAESLFDELLKEEVLPDDETYKAMIRAFAESGRVEDAVQTADKMMTSKLHRMICVRGEDNGGYRDDEAKKKKKDDGGYRGERGMVEEGEY, encoded by the exons ATGGTCGATGCCGGGATGATGGACCAAGCTCTGGATCTCTTGTTGAAAGGAAGAGCTGAATTGTTCAATTTCCAAAAGCCAGGCATGTACATGAATCTTATTCGTGGCTACTTGGAACAGGGGAATCTCGACATGGCGTATCAGCTCCGGGACGACTTCAAGACTTGTTCCACACGCAATGAAATCGCAATCCTGGAATCACTATTCGTAGAGTATTTGTTCAAGCAAGGCAAGGATGAGGAGGCTATGGATCTATACAGGAGCTCAGTGACGATGAACAAGAACGGCTTGACAGAAAATGCAACTGTGGGCAATGTGTATTTAAAACTGTTGCTCAAGTACGGCAGAAAAACACAGGCCTGGCCATTGTTTGGGTATATGCTTGACAATCATTGCTGCTGGTTTCGGTTTGATGCGGATACTCTTAATTTGATGGTGAACGAGTGTTTCCAGGTGGGACGGTTCAGCGATGCGCTCAACATCTTCACCAAGGCCAAGACAAAG AATGGGCGGCTGTCCGAGGCTGAGAGTTTGTTTGATGAATTGCTGAAAGAAGAGGTCTTGCCAGATGATGAAACTTATAAAGCAATGATTCGTGCATTTGCTGAGTCTGGAAGGGTCGAGGATGCCGTTCAAACTGCAGACAAGATGATGACTTCTAAACTCCACAGG ATGATATGTGTCCGTGGTGAGGATAATGGTGGATATAGAGATGATGaggctaagaagaagaagaaggatgatggTGGATATAGAGGTGAGAGAGGAATGGTTGAAGAGGGAGAGTACTGA
- the LOC109127706 gene encoding root meristem growth factor 6-like, producing the protein MSCSVRSGLAMVFCFILLLLSSNVGCATARRLGSHKHHHRVASLVHNVVNGGGRRRVLGGVETGDEVVVMDYPQPHRKPPIHNEKS; encoded by the coding sequence ATGTCTTGCTCTGTGAGGAGTGGACTCGCGATGGTGTTCTGTTTCATTCTTCTGCTTTTGTCTTCCAATGTTGGATGCGCCACTGCTCGTCGTCTAGGGTCACATAAGCATCATCACAGGGTTGCTTCTTTGGTACACAACGTCGTCAATGGTGGAGGAAGGAGGAGGGTGTTGGGTGGAGTCGAGACAGGGGATGAAGTAGTGGTCATGGACTATCCTCAGCCTCATCGTAAGCCTCCCATCCACAATGAGAAGTCTTAA
- the LOC104723466 gene encoding autophagy-related protein 8f, giving the protein MAKSSFKQEHDLEKRRAEAARIREKYPDRIPVIVEKAEKSDIPTIDKKKYLVPADLTVGQFVYVIRKRIKLSAEKAIFIFVDNVLPPTGALMSSVYEEKKDDDGFLYVTYSGENTFGFGSP; this is encoded by the exons ATGGCAAAAAGCTCGTTCAAGCAAGAGCATGACTTAG AGAAGAGAAGGGCAGAGGCTGCTCGGATTAGAGAGAAATATCCAGATAGAATTCCG GTGATTGTtgagaaggctgagaagagTGATATACCAACCATCGACAAGAAAAA ATACTTAGTCCCAGCTGATCTGACAGTGGGGCAATTTGTGTATGTCATCCGCAAAAGAATCAAACTGAGTGCAGAAAAGGCTATCTTCATATTTGTGGACAATGTTCTTCCTCCAACAG GTGCCCTCATGTCTTCCGTGTACGAAGAGAAAAAGGATGATGATGGTTTCCTCTATGTTACTTACAGCGGAGAAAACACGTTTGGATTTGGATCTCCATAG
- the LOC104723470 gene encoding cysteine proteinase inhibitor 4-like codes for MMMMIKSLICLSLILLPLVSVVEGGLLGGANPIKDLSDPNVVAVAKYAIKEHNKQSKENLVFVKVVEGTTQVVSGTKYDLKIAAKNGGDQIKNYEAVVVEKLWLRSKSLESFKAV; via the coding sequence atgatgatgatgattaagtCGTTGATTTGTCTCTCTCTCATCCTCCTCCCTCTCGTATCCGTCGTGGAAGGTGGTCTTCTCGGTGGCGCGAATCCGATCAAGGATCTATCGGATCCGAACGTTGTCGCGGTCGCCAAGTATGCCATCAAGGAGCATAACAAACAATCTAAGGAGAATCTTGTTTTCGTCAAGGTTGTCGAGGGAACGACGCAAGTGGTCTCCGGTACAAAGTACGATCTGAAAATTGCGGCCAAGAATGGTGGTGATCAGATCAAGAACTACGAGGCCGTCGTGGTTGAAAAGCTGTGGCTTCGTTCAAAGAGCCTTGAGTCTTTCAAGGCCGTATAG